The proteins below come from a single Cupriavidus pauculus genomic window:
- a CDS encoding ABC transporter ATP-binding protein, giving the protein MTPDDLILETHALTKTFKGFTAVSDVNLRVKRGSIHALIGPNGAGKTTCFNLLTKFLEPTTGTILFNGIDITRDKPAQIARRGVIRSFQISAVFPHLTVRENVRIGLQRQLGTAFQFWRSERSLDVLNDRAMALLEQVGLTEFAETVTVNLPYGRKRALEIATTLAMEPELMLLDEPTQGMGHEDVDRVTQLIRKVSAGRTILMVEHNMNVVSSIADKITVLQRGAILAEGSYAEVSKDPRVMEAYMGTVDAELQGAH; this is encoded by the coding sequence ATGACTCCAGACGATCTGATACTCGAGACGCACGCGCTGACCAAGACGTTCAAGGGTTTTACCGCGGTCAGCGACGTGAACCTGCGCGTGAAGCGTGGTTCGATTCATGCCTTGATCGGCCCCAACGGGGCCGGCAAGACCACATGTTTCAACCTGCTGACGAAGTTCCTCGAACCGACGACGGGCACGATCCTGTTCAACGGTATCGACATCACGCGCGACAAGCCCGCGCAGATCGCGCGCCGCGGCGTGATCCGCTCGTTTCAGATCTCGGCCGTTTTCCCGCACCTCACGGTGCGGGAAAACGTTCGCATCGGTCTGCAACGCCAGCTCGGCACCGCGTTCCAGTTCTGGCGCAGCGAGCGTTCGCTCGACGTGCTGAACGATCGCGCGATGGCGCTGCTGGAGCAGGTCGGCCTGACCGAGTTCGCGGAGACCGTTACGGTGAACCTGCCGTACGGCCGCAAGCGCGCGCTCGAGATCGCCACCACGCTCGCGATGGAACCGGAACTCATGCTGCTGGACGAGCCCACGCAGGGCATGGGCCACGAGGATGTGGACCGCGTGACGCAGCTGATCAGAAAGGTCTCCGCGGGCCGCACGATCCTGATGGTCGAGCACAACATGAACGTGGTCTCGTCGATCGCCGACAAGATCACCGTCCTGCAGCGTGGCGCGATTCTCGCCGAAGGTTCGTACGCGGAGGTGTCGAAGGACCCGCGCGTGATGGAAGCGTACATGGGCACCGTCGATGCCGAACTGCAGGGGGCGCACTGA
- a CDS encoding glycine betaine ABC transporter substrate-binding protein, whose product MLKHVVRTLAAVAVSLGMVGVAGVVTPARAQSAPPVTMGQINLTFYVATGAVVQAVLEDLGHKVTVSEGNHPTIYDRLGKGEVDMLVASWLPNAHGKLQAPLASQLVEATTLYEGAKLYWAVPAHVPESAVRSVDDLRKPDVAARMDKDIIGVGPGSGLMVGSGEIMKRYGLEAAGYKLGIAPAPEWARRLADATASGKWMVMPLWQPQYLNAVYPVRVLEEPQGVFGTDRAVVVVRKAIWETWPARTRTVLSRVQLGIPVVTELERQIVVDKKPSAQVARDWMRANPDIVKAWFAQ is encoded by the coding sequence ATGTTGAAGCATGTCGTGCGAACGCTGGCCGCGGTGGCCGTGAGCCTGGGAATGGTGGGAGTCGCGGGAGTCGTGACACCTGCCCGCGCGCAGAGTGCGCCCCCCGTGACGATGGGCCAGATCAACCTGACCTTCTACGTCGCCACCGGCGCGGTGGTGCAGGCCGTGCTCGAAGATCTGGGCCACAAGGTCACCGTGTCCGAAGGCAATCACCCGACCATCTACGACCGTCTTGGCAAGGGGGAGGTCGATATGCTCGTCGCCTCGTGGCTGCCGAATGCGCATGGCAAGCTGCAGGCGCCGCTCGCCAGCCAGCTTGTCGAGGCGACCACGCTCTACGAGGGCGCGAAGCTCTACTGGGCCGTGCCCGCGCATGTGCCCGAATCGGCGGTGCGTTCGGTGGATGACCTGCGCAAGCCCGACGTGGCCGCGCGCATGGACAAGGACATCATCGGCGTCGGGCCCGGGTCGGGTTTGATGGTGGGTTCCGGCGAGATCATGAAGCGCTACGGGCTCGAAGCGGCCGGCTACAAGCTCGGCATCGCGCCGGCGCCGGAATGGGCCAGGCGCCTCGCCGACGCGACCGCATCGGGCAAGTGGATGGTCATGCCGCTCTGGCAGCCGCAGTACCTGAACGCGGTATATCCGGTGCGCGTGCTCGAGGAACCGCAGGGCGTGTTCGGTACCGATCGGGCGGTGGTGGTGGTACGCAAGGCGATATGGGAGACATGGCCCGCGCGCACGCGCACGGTGCTGTCGCGCGTGCAGCTGGGCATTCCCGTCGTGACCGAGCTCGAACGGCAGATCGTCGTGGACAAGAAGCCGTCGGCGCAGGTCGCGCGCGACTGGATGCGCGCGAACCCCGACATCGTCAAGGCGTGGTTCGCGCAGTAA
- a CDS encoding aldehyde dehydrogenase family protein: MIEVVQAFDRKPIADIESDDAAALERKLVTARRLFRDRSTWIPVHERMAILQRLAALMEAERDALGMQIAREGGKPLTDALIETDRAIDGVRNGIDVLRTKAGREIPMGLTRASDARRAFTIVEPIGVVAAISAFNHPLNLVVHQIVPAIVAGCPVIIKPAGPTPLSCLRFAELVREAGLPDGWCQTFVPESTDLAEKLVTDPRTAFLSFIGSARVGWHLRSKLAPGARCALEHGGVAPAIIDRSADLDKIVEPLVKGGYYHAGQVCVSTQRIYVHADLADAFTERFAARVAQLKVGDPTLAETEVGPLISPKEAARVQSWIDEAVTGGARLIGGGRLSDTTLKPSVLVEPPRDAKVSTLEVFGPLTCIYRYTDIDEAIESANSLPVAFQASVFTENLRVALDAAERLDASAVMINDHTAFRTDWMPFAGRRESGYGIGGIPWTVDEMTEEKMIVFKS, translated from the coding sequence ATGATCGAAGTTGTCCAGGCGTTCGACCGCAAGCCGATTGCCGATATCGAGAGCGACGACGCCGCGGCGCTGGAGCGCAAGCTCGTCACGGCCCGGCGGCTGTTCCGCGACCGGTCCACATGGATTCCCGTTCATGAGCGCATGGCCATCCTGCAACGGTTGGCCGCGCTCATGGAGGCCGAACGCGATGCGCTCGGCATGCAGATCGCGCGCGAGGGCGGCAAGCCGCTGACCGATGCGCTGATCGAGACCGATCGCGCGATCGATGGCGTGCGCAATGGCATCGACGTGCTGCGCACGAAGGCCGGGCGTGAGATTCCGATGGGCCTTACGCGCGCGAGCGACGCGCGGCGCGCGTTCACGATCGTCGAGCCGATCGGCGTCGTGGCGGCCATCTCGGCATTCAATCATCCGCTGAATCTCGTCGTGCACCAGATCGTGCCGGCCATCGTCGCGGGCTGTCCGGTCATCATCAAGCCCGCGGGGCCGACGCCGCTGTCCTGCCTGCGGTTCGCCGAACTCGTGCGGGAGGCGGGATTGCCCGATGGCTGGTGCCAGACCTTCGTGCCTGAATCGACCGACCTCGCCGAGAAGCTCGTCACCGATCCGCGCACGGCATTCCTGAGCTTTATCGGCTCCGCGCGCGTGGGCTGGCATCTGCGTTCGAAGCTCGCGCCGGGCGCGCGCTGCGCGCTCGAGCACGGTGGCGTGGCACCAGCCATCATCGACCGCTCCGCCGATCTCGACAAGATCGTCGAGCCGCTGGTCAAGGGCGGGTACTACCACGCGGGGCAGGTCTGTGTTTCCACGCAGCGCATCTACGTGCATGCCGATCTTGCCGACGCGTTCACCGAGCGCTTTGCCGCGCGCGTGGCGCAACTGAAGGTGGGCGATCCCACGCTGGCGGAAACGGAAGTGGGGCCGCTGATCTCGCCGAAGGAGGCCGCGCGCGTGCAGAGCTGGATCGACGAGGCCGTGACCGGCGGCGCGCGGCTGATCGGCGGCGGCCGTCTGAGCGACACCACGCTCAAGCCGTCGGTGCTGGTCGAACCGCCGCGCGATGCCAAGGTCTCCACGCTGGAAGTCTTCGGTCCGCTTACCTGCATCTATCGCTACACCGATATCGACGAGGCGATCGAATCGGCCAATTCGCTGCCGGTCGCATTCCAGGCGAGCGTGTTCACCGAGAACCTGCGCGTGGCGCTCGACGCGGCGGAGCGCCTCGATGCCTCGGCGGTCATGATCAACGACCACACCGCGTTCCGTACGGACTGGATGCCCTTTGCGGGCCGCCGCGAATCGGGTTACGGCATCGGCGGCATTCCGTGGACCGTCGATGAGATGACCGAAGAGAAGATGATCGTCTTCAAGTCATGA
- a CDS encoding hydantoinase B/oxoprolinase family protein has product MPVNPFDNAIISQSMLAAAREMGVKLIRSAYTTILREASDGSAAIANVHGDIVAQAELIPIQLGPIGMTLKALLKKHPAETITPDDFMITNDPYSGGQHLPDVYIFCPIFYSGKLIGFAASVAHQIDFGGGAPGLDPGASDIYQEGLRLPLTKWSKSKDWDGGPFEQLVRANIRVPDLTIGDMNAMFAANAIANARVTQLCDKYGEATVTEVMAEMVNYSERRFRAAIQQVPDGVYYGEDVIDDDGVSDEPLLIKAKVTVAGDSIDIDFDGSSPQVRRNLNSPYSCTVSAAVTVVKSILTSPDIPFNDGILRAVRISAPYGSILNPAPPSPVRARLEANYRIYNAVMRALSTVVPEKVIATGFDTLTAACFSIQRDESYSVYLEIFGGGYGGSQHGDGCDAVDSPLSNCANTPAEALDMEYDFFRLERYALEADSFGTGKHRGGAGFSREYSVLKDGVVFAIYADRHRYAPRGLFGGEEGKRGYCEITRNGVTERLASKSMVTLNKGDRVKVFMGGGGGYGDARERNPELVEADICDGMVASAR; this is encoded by the coding sequence ATGCCGGTCAATCCGTTCGACAACGCGATCATCAGCCAGAGCATGCTCGCGGCCGCCCGCGAGATGGGCGTCAAGCTGATTCGCTCCGCGTATACCACCATCCTGCGCGAGGCCAGCGACGGCTCCGCCGCGATTGCCAACGTGCATGGCGACATCGTCGCCCAGGCCGAGCTGATTCCCATCCAGCTGGGTCCCATCGGCATGACGCTGAAGGCGCTGCTCAAGAAGCATCCGGCGGAGACGATCACGCCGGACGACTTCATGATCACGAACGATCCGTACTCGGGTGGCCAGCACTTGCCCGACGTCTATATCTTCTGCCCGATCTTCTACAGCGGAAAGCTCATCGGCTTCGCGGCCAGCGTGGCGCACCAGATCGACTTTGGCGGCGGCGCCCCGGGCCTGGACCCCGGTGCCAGCGACATCTATCAGGAAGGCCTGCGCCTGCCGCTGACCAAGTGGTCGAAGAGCAAGGACTGGGACGGCGGTCCGTTCGAGCAGCTCGTGCGCGCCAATATCCGCGTGCCGGACCTGACCATCGGCGACATGAACGCGATGTTCGCGGCCAATGCCATTGCCAATGCGCGCGTCACGCAGCTCTGCGACAAGTACGGCGAAGCGACGGTCACCGAAGTCATGGCCGAGATGGTCAACTACTCGGAGCGCCGCTTCCGCGCCGCCATCCAGCAGGTGCCCGATGGCGTGTACTACGGCGAAGATGTGATCGACGACGACGGTGTCAGCGACGAACCGCTGCTGATCAAGGCCAAGGTCACCGTGGCCGGCGACTCGATCGACATCGACTTCGACGGCAGCAGCCCGCAGGTACGCCGCAACCTCAACTCGCCGTACTCGTGCACGGTGTCCGCCGCGGTCACGGTGGTCAAGTCGATCCTGACCTCGCCGGATATCCCGTTCAACGACGGCATTCTGCGCGCGGTCCGCATCTCGGCGCCGTACGGGTCGATCCTGAACCCGGCGCCGCCGTCGCCGGTGCGCGCGCGCCTGGAGGCCAACTACCGGATCTACAACGCCGTCATGCGCGCGCTGTCCACGGTGGTGCCCGAGAAGGTCATCGCCACGGGCTTCGACACGCTGACCGCCGCATGCTTCTCCATCCAGCGCGACGAGAGCTACAGCGTCTATCTTGAAATCTTCGGCGGCGGCTACGGTGGCTCGCAGCACGGCGACGGTTGCGATGCGGTGGACTCGCCGCTCTCCAATTGCGCGAACACGCCAGCGGAAGCGCTCGACATGGAGTACGACTTCTTCCGTCTGGAGCGTTACGCGCTGGAAGCGGACTCCTTCGGCACGGGCAAGCACCGTGGCGGTGCCGGTTTCAGCCGCGAATACTCGGTGCTCAAGGATGGCGTGGTATTTGCAATCTACGCGGACCGTCACCGTTATGCACCACGCGGGCTCTTCGGCGGCGAGGAAGGCAAGCGCGGCTATTGCGAAATCACGCGCAACGGCGTCACCGAACGCCTGGCGTCGAAGTCGATGGTCACGCTGAACAAGGGCGACCGTGTCAAGGTGTTCATGGGCGGCGGGGGCGGTTACGGCGATGCGCGCGAGCGCAACCCGGAACTGGTGGAAGCCGATATCTGTGATGGCATGGTAGCCAGCGCGCGCTAG
- a CDS encoding LysR family transcriptional regulator, producing the protein MLDIRQLHYFVAVAEDEHVGRAAERLHISQSPLSRQIAQLEEKLGLVLFERAQQRIRLTRDGRVFLAEARAFLTHASRLESLARRLGSGDEGGLCIGYLEYAMHSGVLPNALRQLRETRPAVHIALYNQQSAAQLEGLRQRSLDIALVCEPPPADDPDLDAAQVLNDPMLLVLPASHPLANATQFTPDDLAAQEWIGVMHKESVLRHDTFIAACARAGFTPTIKMEATEPLAALGLVAAGLGVTTIQQSLRHQAPDGVVLHELPWFAYRTPLWAAWHRVNLRPLVESFRKTLLDVSSARAAATEALEAAIASAA; encoded by the coding sequence ATGCTGGATATCCGCCAACTGCACTATTTCGTGGCGGTCGCCGAGGACGAGCACGTCGGCCGTGCCGCCGAACGGCTGCATATTTCCCAGTCTCCGCTGAGCCGGCAGATCGCCCAGCTCGAGGAAAAACTCGGCCTCGTGCTGTTCGAGCGCGCGCAGCAACGCATTCGCCTCACGCGCGATGGACGGGTGTTTCTTGCCGAGGCGCGCGCGTTCCTCACGCACGCCAGCCGGCTTGAATCGCTCGCGCGACGGCTCGGCAGCGGCGACGAAGGCGGCCTGTGCATCGGCTACCTCGAGTACGCGATGCATTCGGGCGTGCTGCCCAATGCGTTGCGGCAGCTGCGCGAGACGCGCCCCGCTGTGCATATCGCGCTCTACAACCAGCAATCGGCCGCGCAACTCGAAGGCCTGCGCCAGCGCAGCCTCGATATCGCGCTGGTCTGCGAGCCCCCTCCGGCCGACGATCCCGATCTCGACGCGGCGCAGGTGCTCAACGATCCGATGCTGCTCGTGCTGCCCGCCTCGCATCCGCTCGCCAACGCCACGCAGTTCACACCCGACGACCTGGCCGCGCAGGAGTGGATCGGCGTGATGCACAAGGAAAGCGTGCTGCGCCACGATACGTTCATCGCCGCGTGCGCGCGGGCCGGCTTTACGCCGACGATCAAGATGGAAGCGACGGAGCCGCTGGCCGCGCTGGGACTCGTGGCGGCCGGGCTCGGGGTGACGACGATCCAGCAGAGCCTGCGTCACCAGGCGCCCGATGGCGTGGTGCTGCACGAACTGCCGTGGTTCGCATATCGCACGCCGCTGTGGGCGGCATGGCATCGTGTGAATCTGCGCCCGCTCGTGGAGTCGTTCCGCAAGACGCTGCTCGATGTGAGCAGCGCCAGGGCCGCGGCCACCGAGGCGCTCGAGGCGGCCATTGCCAGCGCCGCCTGA
- a CDS encoding ABC transporter substrate-binding protein codes for MKHRFSGVLSQSFVKSIAASALLLGAAGAQAEISDGVVRIGLLTDMSGAFSQFSGQGSVVAAQMAIDDCLARECKGLKIELLTADHQNKTDIALAKAREWADVNKVDAYADMVNSAVALAMESLAVQKKKAALFAGGPVRITNEDCQPEYVVQWMWDTYSQTAAAIKGIAQAKQRWYFITVDYAYGNAAAAEARKQLEALGAQTVGETKHPLNSSDMSSQIIAAQQSNADVIAYVNSGADSANAIKTASQFKLGAKKMQAAFFPTVYEIKGIGLDQAKGLRFPESFYWDIDDGTRRFSKRFMDIYKKGPPSLTHAGVYSSVLHYLKAVASSKSDDAQVAIRTMHQLPIQDDVVRNPKLRPDGRMVHDYYYFRVKNPEESKGPWDLYALEKTLPGDDVFLPVGNSQCRVFKNASK; via the coding sequence ATGAAGCATCGTTTCAGTGGTGTGCTGTCCCAATCGTTTGTGAAGTCGATCGCGGCGTCGGCGCTGCTGCTTGGCGCCGCTGGCGCGCAGGCCGAGATCTCCGACGGCGTGGTCCGCATCGGTCTGCTGACCGACATGTCGGGCGCGTTCTCGCAGTTCTCCGGCCAGGGGTCGGTCGTGGCCGCCCAGATGGCCATCGATGACTGTCTCGCCAGAGAGTGCAAGGGACTGAAGATCGAGCTACTGACCGCCGACCATCAGAACAAGACCGATATCGCGCTGGCCAAGGCCCGCGAGTGGGCCGACGTCAACAAGGTGGATGCCTACGCGGACATGGTCAACTCCGCGGTGGCGCTCGCCATGGAGAGCCTGGCCGTGCAGAAGAAGAAGGCCGCGCTGTTCGCGGGCGGTCCCGTGCGCATTACCAACGAGGACTGCCAGCCCGAGTACGTCGTGCAGTGGATGTGGGACACCTACTCGCAGACCGCCGCGGCCATCAAGGGCATCGCGCAGGCGAAGCAACGCTGGTACTTCATCACCGTGGACTACGCGTACGGCAACGCGGCGGCCGCCGAGGCGCGCAAGCAGCTGGAGGCGCTTGGCGCGCAGACCGTCGGCGAGACCAAGCACCCGCTCAACAGCAGCGACATGTCGTCGCAGATCATCGCCGCGCAGCAGTCCAACGCGGACGTGATCGCGTACGTCAACTCGGGCGCGGACTCGGCCAATGCCATCAAGACCGCGAGCCAGTTCAAGCTCGGCGCCAAGAAGATGCAGGCGGCGTTCTTCCCGACGGTCTACGAGATCAAGGGCATCGGTCTCGACCAGGCCAAGGGGCTGCGCTTTCCGGAGAGCTTCTACTGGGACATCGACGACGGCACGCGCCGCTTCAGCAAGCGCTTCATGGACATCTACAAGAAGGGACCGCCGTCGCTGACGCACGCCGGTGTCTACTCGTCCGTGCTGCACTACCTGAAGGCCGTGGCATCCAGCAAGTCCGATGACGCCCAGGTGGCCATCCGCACCATGCACCAGCTTCCCATCCAGGACGACGTGGTACGCAATCCCAAGCTACGCCCCGACGGCCGCATGGTGCATGACTACTACTACTTCCGCGTGAAGAACCCCGAGGAGTCGAAGGGGCCGTGGGATCTGTACGCACTGGAGAAAACGCTGCCCGGCGACGACGTATTCCTGCCGGTCGGCAACAGCCAGTGCCGGGTCTTCAAGAACGCCTCGAAGTAG
- a CDS encoding branched-chain amino acid ABC transporter permease: MDKKILPLLVLVVILVAPFAGVYPLFVLKVLCFALFACAFNLLIGYAGLLSFGHAALFGGAGYIAGHALKHWGITPELALLVGTLTGALLGAGMGALAIRRQGIYFSMITLALAQMLYFACLQAPFTGGEDGLQGVPRGNLFGLLSLEDDRVLYYVVVAIVAAAFVLLGRIVASPFGSVLAAIKEHEPRAVSLGYDADRFKLLAFVLSAAISGLAGSLKVLVLGFETLTDVHWSMSGTVILMALLGGIGTRWGPVLGALVIVTLETRIGDIGASLASLTGIPAFNALGESVTIVSGLLFVGTVMFLRGGLICALAPIARTKRAMQLRRVAARDKMQET; encoded by the coding sequence GTGGACAAGAAAATACTCCCCCTGCTCGTTCTCGTCGTCATCCTCGTCGCGCCATTTGCGGGCGTCTATCCGCTGTTCGTGCTGAAGGTGCTGTGCTTCGCGCTGTTCGCCTGCGCGTTCAACCTGCTGATCGGCTACGCAGGCCTGCTGTCGTTCGGCCACGCGGCACTCTTCGGCGGCGCCGGCTATATCGCGGGCCATGCGCTCAAGCACTGGGGCATCACGCCCGAGCTGGCCCTGCTCGTGGGCACGCTGACCGGTGCGCTACTCGGCGCGGGCATGGGTGCGCTGGCCATTCGCCGCCAGGGCATCTACTTCTCGATGATCACGCTCGCCCTCGCGCAGATGCTGTACTTCGCCTGCCTGCAGGCGCCGTTCACGGGGGGCGAGGACGGCCTGCAGGGTGTGCCGCGCGGCAACCTGTTCGGCCTGCTGTCGCTGGAGGACGATCGCGTGCTCTATTACGTGGTCGTGGCGATCGTCGCCGCCGCATTCGTGCTGCTCGGCCGTATCGTCGCCTCGCCGTTCGGGTCCGTGCTGGCCGCGATCAAGGAGCATGAGCCGCGCGCCGTCTCGCTCGGCTACGACGCGGACCGCTTCAAGCTGCTCGCGTTCGTGCTGTCGGCCGCGATCTCCGGGCTTGCCGGCTCGCTCAAGGTGCTCGTGCTCGGTTTCGAGACGCTGACCGACGTGCACTGGTCGATGTCGGGCACCGTGATCCTGATGGCGCTGCTGGGCGGCATCGGCACGCGCTGGGGCCCCGTGCTCGGTGCGCTCGTCATCGTCACGCTGGAGACGCGCATCGGCGATATCGGCGCCTCGCTCGCATCGCTGACCGGCATTCCTGCATTCAACGCGCTCGGCGAATCGGTCACGATCGTCAGCGGACTGTTGTTCGTGGGCACCGTGATGTTCCTGCGCGGTGGCCTGATCTGCGCACTGGCGCCCATCGCGCGTACGAAGCGCGCCATGCAGTTGCGGCGCGTCGCGGCTCGGGACAAAATGCAGGAGACTTGA
- a CDS encoding ABC transporter ATP-binding protein, whose product MTSTIPALEIEGLHAWYGESHILHGVNLTVNHGEVVTLLGRNGAGRTTTLRAIMGLTGTRKGSIQVNGNETIGLPTHKIAHYGIGYCPEERAIFSSLSCEENLLLPPPLKHQRAGMKEAMSEAEIYEMFPNLAERRQSQGTRLSGGEQQMLAVGRILRTGANLLLLDEISEGLAPVIVQALARMILTLKKKGYTVVMVEQNFRFAAPLADRFYVMEHGNIVERFAANELQKKMPVLNELLGV is encoded by the coding sequence ATGACATCCACCATCCCTGCCCTCGAGATCGAGGGCCTGCACGCCTGGTATGGCGAATCGCACATCCTGCACGGCGTGAACCTCACCGTGAACCACGGTGAGGTGGTCACGCTGCTGGGCCGCAACGGCGCGGGCCGCACCACGACGCTGCGCGCGATCATGGGCCTCACGGGCACGCGCAAGGGCTCGATCCAGGTGAACGGGAACGAGACCATCGGCCTGCCCACGCACAAGATCGCGCACTACGGCATCGGCTACTGCCCGGAAGAGCGGGCCATCTTCTCGAGCCTCTCGTGCGAAGAGAACCTGCTGCTGCCACCCCCACTGAAGCACCAACGGGCGGGCATGAAGGAGGCCATGAGCGAAGCCGAGATCTACGAGATGTTCCCGAACCTCGCCGAACGCCGGCAGAGTCAGGGCACACGCCTCTCGGGCGGCGAGCAGCAGATGCTGGCCGTCGGCCGCATCCTGCGCACGGGCGCCAACCTGCTGCTGCTCGACGAGATCTCGGAAGGGCTGGCGCCCGTCATCGTGCAGGCGCTTGCGCGCATGATCCTCACGCTCAAGAAGAAGGGCTACACGGTGGTGATGGTGGAGCAGAACTTCCGCTTCGCCGCGCCGCTCGCGGACCGCTTCTACGTCATGGAACACGGCAACATCGTCGAACGCTTCGCGGCCAACGAGCTCCAGAAGAAGATGCCCGTCCTCAACGAATTGCTGGGAGTCTGA
- a CDS encoding branched-chain amino acid ABC transporter permease yields the protein MDIFGYPLPALLSQLLLGLVNGAFYAMLSLGLAVIFGLLNVINFAHGALFMLGAVLAWAGMEYAGLNYWVMLALSPLVVGALGVIIEKTMLRWIYKLDHIYGLLLTLGITLVIEGVLRSVYGVSGLPYSPPEALQGATDLGFMILPNYRGWVVVASLVVCIATWYVIEKTKLGAYLRAGTENPKMVEAFGINVPLMVTLTYGFGVALAAFAGVLAAPVIQISPLMGQNLIIVVFAVVVIGGMGSIMGSILTGLGLGVIEGLTKVFYPEASATVVFAIMAIVLLIRPAGLFGKDK from the coding sequence ATGGATATCTTCGGCTATCCGCTGCCGGCGCTGCTGTCCCAGCTGCTGCTGGGCCTCGTCAATGGCGCGTTCTACGCGATGCTGAGTCTGGGGCTGGCCGTGATCTTCGGCCTGCTCAACGTGATCAATTTCGCGCACGGTGCGCTGTTCATGCTCGGCGCCGTGCTCGCGTGGGCCGGCATGGAGTATGCGGGCCTCAACTACTGGGTGATGCTCGCACTCTCGCCGCTCGTTGTCGGCGCGCTCGGCGTGATCATCGAGAAGACCATGCTGCGGTGGATCTACAAGCTCGATCACATCTACGGCCTGCTGCTGACGCTCGGCATCACGCTCGTGATCGAGGGCGTGCTCCGCTCCGTCTACGGCGTGTCCGGCCTGCCGTACTCGCCGCCAGAAGCGCTGCAGGGCGCGACCGACCTCGGCTTCATGATCCTGCCGAACTATCGCGGCTGGGTCGTGGTGGCCTCGCTCGTCGTCTGTATCGCCACGTGGTACGTGATCGAGAAGACCAAGCTCGGCGCCTATCTGCGTGCCGGCACCGAAAACCCTAAGATGGTCGAGGCGTTCGGCATCAACGTGCCGCTCATGGTCACGCTGACGTATGGCTTCGGCGTGGCGCTGGCCGCGTTCGCGGGCGTGCTCGCGGCGCCCGTCATCCAGATCTCGCCGCTCATGGGCCAGAACCTGATCATCGTCGTGTTCGCGGTGGTCGTGATCGGCGGCATGGGTTCGATCATGGGCTCGATTCTCACGGGCCTGGGCCTCGGCGTCATCGAGGGCCTGACCAAGGTGTTCTATCCCGAGGCCTCCGCCACGGTCGTGTTCGCGATCATGGCCATCGTGCTGCTGATTCGTCCCGCCGGCCTGTTCGGCAAAGACAAATAG